The following are encoded together in the Malaya genurostris strain Urasoe2022 chromosome 3, Malgen_1.1, whole genome shotgun sequence genome:
- the LOC131436697 gene encoding uncharacterized protein LOC131436697, translated as MRRLFSRYIKAHGYAIAVAALTFGCIFASDVLQANGGLRQARSLDDTAVDRTINAATTAANRDTYFRMRPLGQLIFSLVWVLAGIIFLVGLLFEKKETIFPFATIFSIDWSVILIHHLTRLERKSFRELVLSPDAVVLLAIPVYVGFTLAALFKLFDDRQSDRENQHFEDLDNDRKPVKFSLGDEFDDIRIS; from the exons ATGCGACGATTGTTTAGCCGTTACATCAAAGCCCACGGCTATGCGATTGCCGTGGCCGCACTTACCTTCGGATGCATTTTCGCATCCGACGTGCTGCAGGCAAACGGCGGTCTACGGCAAGCCCGCTCGCTGGATGACACCGCAGTCG ATCGAACCATCAACGCCGCCACCACAGCCGCCAATCGGGACACATACTTTCGGATGCGACCCTTGGGGCAGCTGATCTTCTCGCTGGTGTGGGTACTGGCCGGGATCATCTTTCTCGTCGGGTTACTGTTTGAAAAGAAGGAAACGATTTTCCCGTTCGCCACCATTTTCTCCATCGACTGGAGCGTGATCCTGATCCATCATTTGACCAGACTGGAGCGGAAAAGTTTTCGGGAACTGGTTCTGTCACCCGATGCTGTCGTGCTACTCG CGATTCCCGTGTACGTTGGATTCACGCTGGCCGCACTGTTCAAGCTATTCGACGATCGCCAATCGGACCGGGAAAACCAGCATTTTGAAGATCTAGACAACGATCGGAAGCCGGTAAAATTTTCGCTGGGTGACGAATTCGATGACATCCGGATCAGCTAG
- the LOC131436703 gene encoding uncharacterized protein LOC131436703 translates to MEKQLVRFVKFHGYLFFCCALYFALRELWLLTVDALYSNHRYWNDDQDFLTRSYPTVRWIFALLWLVALAVMYSGLRWEDHDYLRPAKYLFSIEILIALIQDFFLTINNDPSERLIQNAEYLFFFCVIVIYVMYTFKALATLFGKLSARVVNSPSKTHIVCCEASML, encoded by the exons ATGGAGAAGCAATTGGTTCGATTCGTAAAATTTCATGGTTATTTGTTTTTCTGTTGTGCTCTGTACTTTGCCCTCCGCGAACTGTGGCTGCTTACCGTAGATGCACTGTACTCGAACCATCGTTACTGGAACGATGATCAAG ATTTTCTCACCAGGAGCTACCCAACGGTACGATGGATCTTTGCCCTACTCTGGTTGGTAGCACTTGCCGTCATGTACTCCGGGTTGCGATGGGAGGATCATGATTATCTTCGACCTGCCAAGTATTTGTTTTCGATCGAGATCCTAATTGCGTTGATTCAGGATTTCTTTCTGACGATCAATAACGATCCCAGCGAACGACTCATCCAGAATGCCGagtatttgtttttcttttgcg TGATCGTTATCTATGTGATGTACACGTTCAAAGCACTGGCAACACTGTTCGGCAAACTAAGTGCCAGGGTTGTTAACAGTCCAAGCAAAACGCACATTGTATGTTGTGAGGCATCTATGTTGTGA
- the LOC131436706 gene encoding uncharacterized protein LOC131436706, which produces MKLDLDRLAIVNGYILGLGALVFFSVASYFGNTKSQYLKETFFDYKGGSDGLNNVVILLHISIFIQFVLLIGVLHKRFSTIFWYGVLCLVQVVFAILLVAEIPENGNIVVYVVLYFLYVVISLLMLMLFADLDRGFYFY; this is translated from the exons ATGAAACTCGACCTCGATCGGCTGGCGATTGTCAACGGATACATCCTCGGACTGGGTGCCTTGGTGTTCTTCTCGGTTGCATCCTATTTTGGGAACACGAAAAGTCAGTACTTGAAGGAAACCTTTTTCGACTATAAAGGAGGCTCGGATGGCC TTAACAATGTTGTTATTTTACTACACATCTCCatatttattcaatttgtgCTGTTGATTGGAGTTTTgcat AAACGTTTCTCCACCATCTTTTGGTACGGTGTATTATGTTTGGTGCAAGTAGTATTCGCCATACTATTAGTTGCCGAGATTCCCGAGAATGGAAATATTGTGGTATACGTTGTGC TGTACTTTCTCTACGTCGTAATCTCCTTGTTGATGCTAATGTTGTTTGCCGACCTGGATAGAGGATTCTATTTCTATTAA